The nucleotide sequence CAGACAACGTCTCCGTGATCGACGCTGCGACGCTGAAAGTCACCGCAACACTCCGCACCGGTGCGGAACCAACTGGAATCGTTTTGGATCGCAGCGGTCAAATGCTTTATGTCGCCAACCGCCTCAGCGATGACATTTCTGTTATCGACGTCAAGACCGGCCACGAAATAAAACGCCTATTGGCCGGCCGTGGCGCAAGCTATCTTGCCTTATCGCCTGATGGCAAATGGATCTACGGCACGCATATCTACCCGAACGCGGGAACTTTTCAGGCGCAGCCGAAGTCAGAGATCACGGTGATTGATACGGCGCGGCAAGTAGTTGTAGCCCGTCGCCCGTTGGTCAACGCAGCCGGGGTATTTCATGTCGCCCTCTCGGCTGACGGCAAACTCGGCGTGGCTACTCAACTTCGCCCCAAGAATCTCATCCCACTCGCGCACGTGGAGCATGGGTGGGTGTTCGGCGATTCGCTGTCTCTGTTTGGTGCCGACATCGACGGTACCGTTCAGATCCCAATCGATGAACTGGACCGCTACTACTCTCGCCCCTGGGGCGTGGCGATTACGCCGGATAAATCCAGGATCTTCGTCACGACGTCAGGCTCGGATAGCGTCTCCGTCATTGGAGTGCCGAAGCTGATGGCCTCTGTGCGTGCGCGAGGTCACAGTATCACGAACGATTTGTCGGCGTCCGCGGATTATGTCGAGGCAAGGATGCCGGTTGGCCGCGAGCCTCGTGGTTTGCTGTTTTCCCCCGATGCCCGGCGTCTGTATGTCGTCAATCGCTTGGATGACAACATCTCGGTCATTGATACCAATCGGAATAAGGTCATATCGACTATCGATCTTGGCGGCCCGAAGACTGTCAACGCCCTGCGCCGAGGCGAACGAACTTTCTACAAGTCCGACTATGCGTTCCAGGGACAGTTCGGCTGCGCCAATTGCCACCTGGACGCCACGATCGACGGATTGCAATGGGACCTCGAACCCGATGGTTTCGGGAAAGACATCGTCGACAACCGGCTGCTGGAGGAACTCTCTGGCACGGAGCCGTTCAAATGGAACGGCGGCAATCCTGACCTGCCTACGGAATGCGGCCCGCGGGTGGAGAAATATTTCTTCCGTTCGCAGAGTTACAGCCCGGAAGAACTGACTGACCTCGTCACCTTTGTTTTCTCTCTGCGTTATCGGCCCAATCGTGAACGCCTTCCCAATGGCGAACTGACTCCCGCTCAAGAACGTGGCAAAGCAATCTTCGAACGAACGAAATACAAGAACAAGAAGGCAATTCCAGAAGGCAACCAATGTGCCTTCTGCCATAACGGCCCGAAATATACGAACCGGCAACAACTGGATGTTGGCACTGGCAAGCCTACCGATCGCTCTCCGCTGATTGACGTGCCGCAGCTTTCCAATGTCGTGTACTCCGGCCCCTTTTTGCACGATGGCTCGGCACAGTCGTTAGAGGAAATCTGGACGGTATTCAATCCCAAAGACAAGCATGGCGTGACCAACGATCTAACCAAGGACGAACTGAACGATCTCATCGAGTATCTGAAAACGTTATGAAGCCGAGAATCTGTGTCTTCGCGCTGCTGTTGTGCCTCGCGGCCTCTGTGGCCGCGGTGTCGCAAGAAATGCCCATGTTCCGTTGGGAGAACTTCACGACCGCGAACGGACTGCCCAACGACCACGTATTTTGCGTCCTGGTCGATGACGCCCGTGTGTGGGTAGGGACGGAAGACGGCCTTGCCCTGTACGAAAGCGGCGCGTGGAAAGTCTTTCGCCCGAAGGATGGCTTGGCGCACCAGGCTGTCCTGTCCCTCGCACTCGATCACCGCACCGGAGACTTGTGGGTGGGCACAATGGGCGGTCTTAGCCGCGTGTCGGCCGGACGGATTGATACTTTCACGCAACTCAATTCCGGTCTGAGCAACGACATTGTGTATGGAGTCGGCGTGCAAGGTGATTTCGTCTGGACTGCGACCGCGGCCGGCGCCAGTCGCCGAAATACCCGCACCGGTCAATGGGCTCTCTTCAATGAGCGCAATACGCCCATGTATGAAATCTGGACCTATGCTGTCAGTCCTGCGGAGGACAAGGTCTACTACGCGGTGTGGGGCGGGGGCGTGCTCGAGTACGACACGAAGACCGAGCACTGGAAGGATTACAACGATCCCGACGGCGAGACGGAAATGGTCCTCATGAAGGATCAGGGATTGATTCACGAGATCACAACCTCTGTGAGCTACGTGGACAAAATTCTCTGGGTCGCGACCTACTTCGGAGCGAGTCGCTACGATGGCCGCTACTGGCACAACTTCCTGCAGAAGGATAGTGGCCTGCCCAGCAACTTCATGAGCCAGGTCAAGGGCGTGGATGGCGATCGCGCCTGGTTTTCAACTGACAAGGGTTTGGCCTACTACGACGGCGCGAACTGGGCTGTCTACCGCCCAGCACTCGATACGCACAAGCCAGAAATGCTGGTTCGCGATGCCGATGGACACGTGACCAGCGTCCCAGTCGAGACCGCTCCGGCGCACAACTATGTGTTAGCGGTGGACTTTCAAGGCGACGATCTATGGGTTGCAACCGCGAAAGGGCTGAGCCACGGAATACGAGTACAAACTGCGACGCATGCCGCCAAGGCGGGCGCCGCGGTCAGCAAAACGAATTGATATCCAAAATAAGGTACCAACCAAGGAGCAGCGCGATGAATGTACAAGATCTACTCTCAGAAATTACTGCCGCCCCGATTGTGAAACGGGCGATCACCAACCACTCGGTTCTCAATGAAGCGTATGACTACGGGAGCGCATTTTCTCGGGGCATTCGGCTCGATCTGAACGGCATCATCGTCCTGCTCATCTCGGGAACCGCGAGCATCGACGAAAAGGGAGACACCGTGCATGCGGGCGATCTCCGCGCCCAGACTCGTCGCACATTCGACAACATTACTGCCTTGCTTGCCGCCGAAGGCGCCACCTGGCACGACATTGTGCGCACCTCCTGCTATATGCGCGACATCGAGCGCGATTACAAAGCGTTCAATGAGGAGCGTGCCGATTTTTACAGGGAACAGAAATTAGATCCCCTGCCGGCATCGACTGGCATTCAGGCGATTCTCTGCCGCCCCGATCTGCTCATCGAGATTGAGGCGATAGCCATGTTCCGTCAAAAGACTCACGAGGAGTAATGGTCATGCGCCGCTGCCTTGCAATGGTTGTGCTCACCTTGACGTGTACCGCCTGGGGGCAGACATCTGCCCCCTGCGCGTGTGGAAGGAATCCTTCTGGACCGCCTCCCACACGTTCTCTGAAGCCCTACACAGGCGCGCCGGACGATCTGCGGCCATTTTCGAAGTACACGGCCCCCTATTACGAGCACTATCAGAACTTGGTTGAATACAACGGCGCAGCTCGCGAAGTGCCTGATCCGAATTTGGACGATTTGAGTGAGATCCTCATCGGCTTCATCGGACCGCTCTACGACCACCGGGATCAGGTGTTCGGCAATCGCATGCTGCAGGGCGCCACGATGGCGATCAACGAAGCTAATGCTGCGGGAGGCTATTGCGGCAAACCGTTCAAGTTGATGTTGCACAACGATTCCGCCATCTGGGGCGCAGCCAGCAACGAAATCGTGAAGATGGTGTACGACGAGAAAGTCTGGGCGATGTTCGGCTCGATCAGTGGAGACACGACCCACATTGCGTTGCGCGTCACCCTGAAAGCGGAGACCCCGCTCATCAATAGTGCATCCACCGATCCAACGATTCCAGAGACGATCATTCCCTGGTATTTCACCGACCTGCAGGACGACCGCGTGCAGGGCTACACCCTGGCACGTCACATCTACACGGAACTGGGACTGAAGCGGATTGCGATCCTGCGCGTCAACGATCGTTACGGGCGCTTTGGTGTGCTGAAATTCCGCGATGCTTCCCGACGGTTAGAGCATCCTGTTGCCGTCGAACAGAAGTTCTTTCCCGGTGACACCGACTTCCGCCGCCAGTTGCGAGTGATTCAGGACTCACGCGTGGACGGCATCGTGCTTTGGACCGACGTCGCTCCTACTGCGATGATCCTCAAGCAAATGCAGGAACTCGGCATGAAGCAGCGCGTCTTCGGAAGCCACCGCACGGTGGGAGACGAACTGATCAAGCTAGCCGGGAGCGCCGCGGAAGGGTTCGAAGCTGTTTTCCCATACGAGCCGAATCGCACTGATCCACGTTGGCTGGAATTCAATGCCAACTATGAAGCGCAGTTCCACGAGAAGCCTGATCACTTCGCCGCGCTCGCCTATGACGCGATGCAGGCTCTGCTGAAATCGATTTGTCGCGCCGGCCTGAATAAAGGCCGCATTCGCGATGCGATGACAGGGATCACCAGCTATCAGGGTGTGACGGGCAATATGGTGTTCGATCCCAACTGCAAGAATATTGCTTCGTTGTTCCTTGCTCGCGTTCACAACGCAAGTATTGAGTATCGCCCGATCACGATGCAGAAACCGTATGCGCAGGTAGGCGAAAATGGAACGGAGTATGCTGGCCCGGCCTTGACCGATCAAGCGGAGGGCTCACTTAAGATCGGCATCTTCGGTCCCCACGCAGATCAGGTGATCCAATCTCCGGAGATCGTTCGCCTGCTGAATGAGATTCACCGACAGGGAAGTGCCCTCAGTCTCTTGGCAATTCCATCCGAACTCTCCTGGGGCAAAGCATCGCAACAACTGGTGAAGGCCGTCTATCAGGATCATGCGGTCGCTTTGATTGCGCTGGACCGGCCGTCCAGTCACCTGGCGGAACAGATCGCGGTGAAATCTTTTCTCCCGGTACTAGCGATTTCTTCCGACCGTACTCTCACGACCACCAACATTCCATGGATCTTCCGACTACCGAAGGATGCTTCTTTGGATCAGGCTGTCCGTTGTTTGGCCGATGCGATCCATCGAGTCGGCCCCAACCGTGAAAAAGTTCGGGATCTGTTGTCGTCAGGTACTCCGATGGCAGGTCTAAGCTTTTCGAAGACGGGCGAGTTACAGTTCTGAGGAAGCGCTGTTTCTGGTTTTCGTTTTAGAGCAGATCCCCAATTTCTCTTTCGAGTGCGGCAGTGTCGATCGCGCCCCTGTACCTGGCCTGAATGCGTCCGTCACGCCCGATCAGGAACGCCATGGGCAGCCCTAGAACTCCTCCGTATTGCGTGCCGATCCCGGCGTTGCCCATCACGACCGGATAGTTCATCGTGAAGCTCTTATAGAACTCGCGTACAGGCTCGGAACTATCGTCCATGGAAACCCCAATAATTTGTAAGCCCTGGTTGCCATACCTATTCTGCAGGTCCACAAATCTTGGAGTCTCTTCGCGGCACGGTTCACACCACGTCGCCCAAAAGTCGAGCAGCACTACCTTGCCCCGGTACGAGGAGAGGGTCAACGGATGCCCGTCCATATCGGATAAGGAAAAATCCGGCGCCACGGCATTTTCCGCAGGTGCCCGATGTACCTGACCGGATCGGAAACGTTTTTCGATGACAGAAATCCCGAACGCAAGTAGAACCACTGCAACTCCCAGCATGACTTTCTTGATGTTCACGGTGTCGGGTCAATCCCCCTTTGCGACGGGATAACCTTTCTCCACCCAGTCCATCCCAAAATTTCCCGCGATGTAGAGCACCTTCACATTGGTAAATCCCATCGCGTGCAAAACGTTAGCCGCCGGTTCTACGTTTGGGCAATGGTTCCAGGGGCAGCAACCGCAATAGATGACAATGAACTTGTTTTTAGGGAGAGATTCCACCCGCTTGCGTAGTTGCTG is from Acidobacteriota bacterium and encodes:
- a CDS encoding beta-propeller fold lactonase family protein; the protein is MRPVLRIPEWCKVAAKVVPIAALLLAGAIARPSSSQAGSQLERYLSPIEMVMSPHGRRLFVVCEGTDEVRVVDTQSARVVASVPVGHEPRGIVASSDGRQLYVTNSWTDNVSVIDAATLKVTATLRTGAEPTGIVLDRSGQMLYVANRLSDDISVIDVKTGHEIKRLLAGRGASYLALSPDGKWIYGTHIYPNAGTFQAQPKSEITVIDTARQVVVARRPLVNAAGVFHVALSADGKLGVATQLRPKNLIPLAHVEHGWVFGDSLSLFGADIDGTVQIPIDELDRYYSRPWGVAITPDKSRIFVTTSGSDSVSVIGVPKLMASVRARGHSITNDLSASADYVEARMPVGREPRGLLFSPDARRLYVVNRLDDNISVIDTNRNKVISTIDLGGPKTVNALRRGERTFYKSDYAFQGQFGCANCHLDATIDGLQWDLEPDGFGKDIVDNRLLEELSGTEPFKWNGGNPDLPTECGPRVEKYFFRSQSYSPEELTDLVTFVFSLRYRPNRERLPNGELTPAQERGKAIFERTKYKNKKAIPEGNQCAFCHNGPKYTNRQQLDVGTGKPTDRSPLIDVPQLSNVVYSGPFLHDGSAQSLEEIWTVFNPKDKHGVTNDLTKDELNDLIEYLKTL
- a CDS encoding regulator, producing the protein MKPRICVFALLLCLAASVAAVSQEMPMFRWENFTTANGLPNDHVFCVLVDDARVWVGTEDGLALYESGAWKVFRPKDGLAHQAVLSLALDHRTGDLWVGTMGGLSRVSAGRIDTFTQLNSGLSNDIVYGVGVQGDFVWTATAAGASRRNTRTGQWALFNERNTPMYEIWTYAVSPAEDKVYYAVWGGGVLEYDTKTEHWKDYNDPDGETEMVLMKDQGLIHEITTSVSYVDKILWVATYFGASRYDGRYWHNFLQKDSGLPSNFMSQVKGVDGDRAWFSTDKGLAYYDGANWAVYRPALDTHKPEMLVRDADGHVTSVPVETAPAHNYVLAVDFQGDDLWVATAKGLSHGIRVQTATHAAKAGAAVSKTN
- a CDS encoding ABC transporter substrate-binding protein, whose amino-acid sequence is MRRCLAMVVLTLTCTAWGQTSAPCACGRNPSGPPPTRSLKPYTGAPDDLRPFSKYTAPYYEHYQNLVEYNGAAREVPDPNLDDLSEILIGFIGPLYDHRDQVFGNRMLQGATMAINEANAAGGYCGKPFKLMLHNDSAIWGAASNEIVKMVYDEKVWAMFGSISGDTTHIALRVTLKAETPLINSASTDPTIPETIIPWYFTDLQDDRVQGYTLARHIYTELGLKRIAILRVNDRYGRFGVLKFRDASRRLEHPVAVEQKFFPGDTDFRRQLRVIQDSRVDGIVLWTDVAPTAMILKQMQELGMKQRVFGSHRTVGDELIKLAGSAAEGFEAVFPYEPNRTDPRWLEFNANYEAQFHEKPDHFAALAYDAMQALLKSICRAGLNKGRIRDAMTGITSYQGVTGNMVFDPNCKNIASLFLARVHNASIEYRPITMQKPYAQVGENGTEYAGPALTDQAEGSLKIGIFGPHADQVIQSPEIVRLLNEIHRQGSALSLLAIPSELSWGKASQQLVKAVYQDHAVALIALDRPSSHLAEQIAVKSFLPVLAISSDRTLTTTNIPWIFRLPKDASLDQAVRCLADAIHRVGPNREKVRDLLSSGTPMAGLSFSKTGELQF
- a CDS encoding TlpA family protein disulfide reductase — its product is MNIKKVMLGVAVVLLAFGISVIEKRFRSGQVHRAPAENAVAPDFSLSDMDGHPLTLSSYRGKVVLLDFWATWCEPCREETPRFVDLQNRYGNQGLQIIGVSMDDSSEPVREFYKSFTMNYPVVMGNAGIGTQYGGVLGLPMAFLIGRDGRIQARYRGAIDTAALEREIGDLL
- a CDS encoding rhodanese-like domain-containing protein — its product is MVLAGVAVADQASLIPKTQLINPDELVKILQSKGAQPLMIQVGSHVLFSQAHIPGSEYIGPASSESGLQQLRKRVESLPKNKFIVIYCGCCPWNHCPNVEPAANVLHAMGFTNVKVLYIAGNFGMDWVEKGYPVAKGD